A region of Sphingomonas crusticola DNA encodes the following proteins:
- a CDS encoding disulfide bond formation protein B, which produces MLAPARTLALLVPLALMAGALGSQYLGGLSPCEMCMWQRWPHYGAIAAALLAILLWRTALSLPLTILAGLLILTSGGIGVFHAGAEYGWWKGPDHCTGFAHGSGADLLRSILAQPLIRCDVPQWTLFHISLAGWNALFSIAGGLAVLVLALARPRTI; this is translated from the coding sequence ATGCTGGCGCCCGCCCGCACATTGGCCTTACTGGTGCCGCTCGCGCTGATGGCGGGGGCGCTTGGTTCGCAATATCTGGGCGGGCTCAGCCCGTGCGAGATGTGCATGTGGCAGCGCTGGCCGCATTATGGTGCGATCGCAGCGGCGCTGCTGGCGATCCTGTTGTGGCGGACGGCCTTAAGCCTGCCGCTGACGATCCTGGCAGGCCTGCTGATCCTCACCAGCGGCGGCATCGGCGTGTTTCACGCCGGCGCCGAATATGGCTGGTGGAAAGGCCCCGACCATTGCACCGGCTTCGCCCATGGCAGCGGTGCGGACCTGCTGCGCTCGATCCTGGCCCAGCCGCTGATCCGCTGCGACGTACCGCAGTGGACCTTGTTCCACATCAGCCTGGCGGGCTGGAACGCGCTGTTTTCGATTGCGGGCGGGCTCGCGGTGCTGGTGCTGGCGCTGGCACGGCCGAGGACAATATGA
- a CDS encoding 23S rRNA (pseudouridine(1915)-N(3))-methyltransferase RlmH: MLLHIVARGRIGRSPEAELVERYLARVAWPTKVTELPDRGGKLPPVAPGTRTIILDEKGKSLGSIAFAEQLGRWRDGGVRETRFLIGAADGFDDAARAEADLLINFGAMTWPHMMARAMLAEQLWRAASILAGHPYHREG, translated from the coding sequence GTGCTGTTGCACATCGTTGCGCGCGGCCGCATCGGGCGCAGCCCCGAGGCGGAACTGGTCGAACGTTACCTCGCGCGTGTCGCCTGGCCGACCAAGGTAACCGAACTGCCCGATCGCGGCGGCAAGCTCCCGCCGGTAGCGCCGGGCACCCGAACCATCATCCTCGATGAAAAAGGCAAGAGCCTGGGCTCGATCGCCTTCGCCGAGCAGCTCGGCCGCTGGCGCGACGGCGGCGTGCGGGAAACGCGCTTTCTGATCGGCGCGGCGGACGGTTTCGACGATGCCGCGCGCGCCGAGGCCGACCTGCTGATCAATTTCGGCGCGATGACGTGGCCGCACATGATGGCACGCGCCATGCTCGCCGAGCAATTATGGCGCGCCGCCAGCATCCTCGCCGGCCATCCTTATCATCGCGAAGGCTGA
- a CDS encoding murein hydrolase activator EnvC family protein, which produces MLVAFILATALPSQSAAEERLAALDRAARMQEAKLAAEQAPLAALLASAQRLALRPAALVLARPQAIEEMVRTRALIAALAPEIRRRTASLRRNLLVTAALRAEAEQALAALLDAKYSATPLQNAALTARLAALPGPSLPPAPAARREAAYRLPAPGTVVVGMGERSAIGVRAPGLTIATAPGAGVAAPARAHVAYAGPFRGYGDIVILDHGHGWTTLLAGLELVTAGGGELVEGGAPLGHMAKSAPRLTIELRHNGRPVDVTAMVLQ; this is translated from the coding sequence ATGCTGGTCGCCTTCATCCTCGCCACGGCGCTCCCCTCGCAATCCGCGGCCGAGGAGCGGCTTGCCGCGCTTGATCGTGCCGCGCGCATGCAGGAGGCCAAGCTGGCGGCGGAACAGGCGCCGCTCGCGGCCCTGCTTGCGAGCGCCCAGCGGCTCGCCTTGCGCCCGGCCGCGCTGGTGCTCGCCCGACCGCAGGCGATCGAAGAGATGGTCCGCACGCGCGCGCTGATCGCGGCCTTGGCACCCGAAATCCGCCGGCGGACCGCCTCCCTGCGCCGCAATCTGCTCGTCACTGCCGCCTTGCGTGCGGAAGCGGAGCAGGCGCTGGCAGCGCTGTTGGACGCGAAATATAGCGCCACCCCTTTACAAAATGCCGCCCTCACCGCCCGTCTGGCCGCACTCCCCGGGCCGTCGCTGCCGCCGGCACCGGCGGCTCGGCGCGAGGCGGCCTACCGCCTGCCGGCCCCCGGCACGGTGGTGGTGGGTATGGGCGAGCGTTCCGCTATCGGCGTTCGAGCCCCCGGTCTGACGATCGCGACCGCGCCGGGCGCGGGCGTCGCGGCGCCGGCACGGGCACATGTTGCCTATGCGGGGCCGTTCCGCGGCTATGGCGATATCGTCATCCTCGACCATGGCCATGGCTGGACGACCTTGCTGGCCGGACTGGAGCTGGTGACCGCAGGCGGCGGCGAGCTGGTCGAAGGGGGGGCACCGCTCGGCCACATGGCGAAAAGCGCGCCGCGCCTGACGATCGAACTGCGCCACAATGGGCGTCCGGTCGACGTCACCGCCATGGTGCTGCAGTAG
- the rsfS gene encoding ribosome silencing factor: MDALHKLVLSSLDDDQAVETVSIPLAGKSSIADHMVVASGRSSRQVSSMAAKLVEKIKALTGRSPRVEGMPTADWVLIDAGDVIVHLFRPEVRSFYNLERMWSFGEAPRPAPEAVAN, translated from the coding sequence ATCGACGCGCTCCACAAGCTGGTCTTGTCGTCGCTCGACGACGATCAGGCGGTGGAGACGGTATCCATCCCGCTCGCCGGCAAATCGTCGATCGCCGACCATATGGTGGTGGCATCCGGCCGCTCCAGCCGCCAGGTGAGCTCGATGGCCGCCAAGCTGGTCGAGAAGATCAAGGCGCTTACCGGCCGATCCCCGCGCGTCGAGGGCATGCCGACCGCCGACTGGGTGCTGATTGACGCCGGCGACGTCATCGTTCACCTGTTCCGGCCGGAAGTGCGCAGCTTCTACAATCTGGAACGCATGTGGTCGTTCGGAGAAGCGCCCCGCCCTGCCCCAGAGGCTGTCGCCAATTGA
- a CDS encoding hybrid sensor histidine kinase/response regulator, with amino-acid sequence MSSPPGRQDQVIGFGGDRRFELLVNAVTDYAIYLLDINGYVASWNRGAQRFKGYTADEIIGQHFSVFYTPEDRATGLPATALRTAAEEGKFEQEGWRVRKDGTRFWTSVVIDPVLDVDGQLIGYAKITRDITDKREAALALRQSEQRFRMLVQGVRDYAIYMLDPEGLVSNWNAGASLIKGYTADEVVGTHFSRFYTEEDRAAGEPARALQTALTKGKYETESWRLRKDGTRFRASVLIDPIYNDDGSLVGFAKVTRDLTERWKAQQEVQATREALAQAQKMEAVGRLTGGVAHDFNNLLTVIRASADLLARPDLGEEKRQRYIQAISETAERAAQLTGQLLAFARRQPLKPEKFEIAGRLHGMGQIIRTTLGSPVAVEYVVETDVGAVDADPNQFETAILNMVINARDAMPTGGTLRIGAKQVDAVPALRRHAAVRGSFVAVWVEDNGTGIDEDTLSRIFEPFFTTKEINKGTGLGLSQVYGFAKQSGGDIAVESTVGQGSRFTLYLPRCDGFEQATNMVTAAPEVAAVRRSVLLVEDNEAVGGFARSLLEELGQQVTWATGGEEALRILDERRGAFDLVFSDVVMPGINGIDMAQEVRRRWPDLPVVLTSGYSHVLAEEGSHGFDLLQKPYTVDGLLGVLHGKVPEMK; translated from the coding sequence ATGAGCAGTCCGCCGGGCAGACAGGATCAGGTAATCGGATTTGGCGGGGATCGCCGGTTCGAATTGCTGGTGAATGCCGTCACGGATTACGCCATCTACCTGCTCGACATCAACGGCTACGTTGCAAGCTGGAATCGCGGTGCCCAGCGCTTCAAGGGCTATACTGCCGACGAGATCATCGGACAGCATTTCAGCGTCTTTTACACGCCGGAGGACCGCGCCACCGGCCTGCCCGCAACCGCGCTGCGCACGGCCGCCGAGGAAGGCAAGTTCGAGCAGGAAGGCTGGCGGGTCCGCAAGGATGGAACGCGTTTCTGGACCAGCGTCGTCATCGATCCGGTCCTCGATGTGGATGGTCAGCTGATCGGCTACGCCAAGATCACGCGCGACATCACCGACAAGCGCGAAGCAGCGTTGGCATTGCGTCAGAGCGAGCAGCGCTTTCGCATGCTCGTGCAGGGCGTGCGCGATTACGCAATTTACATGCTCGATCCTGAAGGACTTGTGAGCAACTGGAATGCGGGCGCCTCGCTCATAAAGGGCTATACGGCGGACGAAGTCGTCGGCACGCATTTTTCCCGTTTCTACACCGAGGAGGATCGTGCCGCCGGCGAGCCCGCGCGCGCGCTCCAGACCGCGCTCACCAAGGGCAAATATGAAACGGAATCTTGGCGCCTGCGCAAGGACGGCACGCGCTTTCGCGCCAGCGTGCTGATCGATCCGATCTACAATGACGATGGCTCGCTGGTCGGTTTCGCCAAGGTCACGCGGGACCTGACCGAACGCTGGAAGGCGCAGCAAGAGGTGCAGGCGACGCGCGAGGCGCTCGCCCAGGCCCAGAAGATGGAAGCGGTCGGCCGACTCACCGGCGGCGTCGCACATGATTTCAACAATCTGTTGACCGTGATCCGGGCGTCGGCCGATCTGCTCGCCCGTCCCGATCTGGGCGAGGAGAAGCGGCAGCGCTACATCCAGGCGATCTCCGAGACAGCCGAGCGTGCGGCCCAGCTCACGGGTCAATTGCTTGCCTTTGCACGGCGCCAGCCGCTCAAGCCCGAGAAATTCGAGATTGCCGGGCGCTTGCACGGCATGGGCCAGATCATTCGCACCACGCTCGGCTCGCCGGTCGCGGTCGAATATGTGGTCGAAACCGACGTGGGCGCAGTCGATGCCGATCCGAACCAGTTCGAGACCGCGATCCTCAACATGGTGATCAACGCACGCGATGCGATGCCGACAGGCGGGACGCTGCGCATCGGTGCCAAGCAGGTCGATGCGGTCCCGGCGTTGCGCCGCCACGCCGCCGTGCGAGGTTCCTTCGTCGCGGTGTGGGTCGAGGATAATGGCACCGGGATCGACGAAGACACGCTGTCACGCATCTTCGAGCCCTTCTTCACCACTAAGGAAATCAATAAGGGCACGGGACTTGGGCTGAGCCAGGTCTACGGCTTTGCCAAGCAATCGGGCGGCGATATCGCCGTCGAAAGTACCGTTGGGCAAGGCAGTCGCTTCACGCTCTATCTGCCGCGGTGCGATGGCTTCGAACAGGCGACTAACATGGTTACGGCGGCGCCGGAGGTGGCTGCGGTCCGCCGCTCCGTCTTGCTGGTCGAGGATAATGAGGCGGTCGGCGGTTTCGCGCGCAGTCTGTTGGAAGAGCTGGGGCAGCAGGTGACCTGGGCCACCGGCGGCGAGGAGGCGCTGCGCATCCTGGACGAGCGCCGCGGCGCATTCGACCTAGTCTTTTCGGACGTGGTCATGCCGGGCATCAACGGTATCGACATGGCGCAGGAGGTGCGCCGTCGCTGGCCCGACCTCCCGGTCGTGCTCACCAGCGGCTACAGCCATGTCCTGGCCGAAGAGGGAAGCCACGGGTTCGACCTGCTGCAAAAGCCTTATACGGTCGACGGGCTGCTGGGCGTGCTGCACGGCAAGGTGCCGGAAATGAAATAA
- a CDS encoding glutamate-5-semialdehyde dehydrogenase, which yields MTEAAPIDPTALIAEMGRRARAASAMLALAPTAAKAAALMAAAQAMRASEAAILTANGEDMARGAANGLSAAMLDRLKLTPERIEGVATGLEAVAKLPDPVGQEIDRTERPNGLVLTRVRVPLGVVGIIYESRPNVTADAGGLAMMAGNAAILRGGSEARASNHAIHAALQQGLAAAGLPEDAIQLVPVSDRAAVGAMLGAAGLIDIIVPRGGKSLVARVQAEAKVPVLAHLDGIVHLYIDGAADPEMARTIALNAKMRRTGICGAAETLLIDRAFPDAAPILATIADSGCELRGTDEICAIEPRAVPATAEDWDTEYLDAILSATFVDGVEGAMAHIAAHGSHHTDAIVTEDQATAERFLNEVDSAIVAWNASTQFADGGEFGLGAEIGIATGRLHARGPVALEGLTTYKWLVRGTGQTRP from the coding sequence ATGACCGAGGCCGCTCCGATCGACCCCACCGCGCTCATCGCCGAGATGGGCCGCCGCGCGCGCGCCGCCTCTGCAATGCTGGCGCTGGCGCCGACCGCGGCCAAGGCCGCCGCGCTGATGGCAGCCGCGCAAGCGATGCGCGCGAGCGAGGCCGCGATTCTGACCGCCAATGGCGAGGATATGGCGCGCGGTGCCGCCAATGGCCTGTCGGCCGCGATGCTCGACCGGCTCAAGCTGACGCCGGAGCGGATCGAGGGCGTTGCCACCGGGCTGGAAGCCGTCGCGAAATTGCCTGATCCGGTCGGGCAGGAAATCGACCGCACCGAACGCCCCAACGGGCTGGTCCTGACGCGCGTGCGTGTGCCGCTCGGCGTGGTCGGCATCATCTATGAGAGCCGCCCCAACGTCACCGCCGACGCCGGCGGCCTGGCGATGATGGCGGGCAATGCCGCGATCCTGCGCGGTGGCAGCGAAGCGCGTGCAAGCAACCATGCCATCCATGCCGCGCTCCAGCAGGGCCTCGCCGCCGCCGGCCTGCCCGAGGATGCGATCCAGCTGGTGCCGGTGTCCGACCGCGCCGCCGTCGGCGCCATGCTCGGCGCGGCCGGGCTGATCGACATCATCGTGCCTCGCGGCGGCAAGAGCCTGGTCGCGCGCGTTCAGGCCGAGGCCAAGGTGCCGGTGCTCGCCCACCTTGATGGCATCGTCCACCTCTATATCGATGGCGCGGCCGATCCGGAGATGGCGCGCACGATCGCGCTCAATGCCAAGATGCGCCGCACCGGCATTTGCGGCGCGGCCGAGACCTTGCTGATCGACCGCGCCTTCCCCGACGCCGCCCCCATCCTGGCGACCATCGCCGATTCGGGCTGCGAGCTGCGCGGTACGGATGAGATATGCGCGATCGAGCCGCGCGCCGTGCCCGCGACCGCCGAGGATTGGGACACCGAATATCTCGACGCGATCTTGTCGGCGACCTTCGTCGACGGCGTGGAAGGCGCGATGGCCCATATCGCCGCGCATGGATCGCATCACACCGACGCGATCGTCACCGAGGATCAGGCCACTGCGGAACGCTTCCTCAACGAGGTCGACAGCGCCATCGTTGCCTGGAATGCGTCGACCCAGTTCGCCGACGGCGGCGAGTTCGGCCTCGGTGCCGAGATCGGCATCGCCACCGGACGCCTGCACGCCCGCGGTCCCGTCGCGCTCGAAGGACTTACCACCTACAAATGGCTGGTCAGGGGCACGGGCCAGACGCGCCCTTGA
- a CDS encoding nicotinate-nucleotide adenylyltransferase, with translation MAGQGHGPDAPLIPTGLLGGSFNPAHSGHRRISLQAIDALGLDQLWWLVSPGNPLKEGKGDMAPLAVRLASANRMARGTRIVPTAIEARLGTRYTADTLRALVRRYPHRRFIWLMGADNLAQFHLWRDWRKIARTMPIAVIARPGYDGLAQNAPAMGWLRRFVRRSGHLKNWTLWSPPALVLLRFRPDPSSATRVRALRPDWSSSHKTHGLRDRVSRRPLS, from the coding sequence ATGGCTGGTCAGGGGCACGGGCCAGACGCGCCCTTGATCCCCACCGGCCTCCTCGGCGGATCGTTCAACCCCGCCCATTCCGGCCATCGCCGCATCAGCCTGCAGGCGATCGACGCGTTAGGCTTGGATCAGCTGTGGTGGCTGGTCTCGCCCGGCAATCCGCTGAAGGAGGGCAAGGGCGACATGGCACCGCTGGCCGTGCGGCTTGCGTCCGCCAATCGCATGGCGCGCGGCACACGGATTGTGCCGACCGCGATTGAGGCGCGGCTGGGCACGCGTTACACGGCGGACACATTGCGGGCGTTGGTTCGGCGTTATCCGCATCGGCGTTTCATATGGCTGATGGGGGCGGACAATCTCGCCCAATTCCACCTGTGGCGCGACTGGCGGAAGATCGCGCGCACGATGCCGATTGCGGTGATCGCCCGTCCGGGGTATGATGGGCTTGCCCAAAACGCTCCGGCAATGGGCTGGCTCAGGCGTTTCGTCCGGCGCTCAGGCCATTTGAAAAACTGGACGCTGTGGAGTCCGCCGGCGCTCGTGCTGCTGCGCTTCCGCCCCGATCCTTCTTCCGCGACGCGGGTGCGCGCCCTTCGGCCCGACTGGTCTTCATCCCATAAAACCCATGGCCTGCGCGACCGCGTGTCGCGCCGTCCGCTATCTTAG
- a CDS encoding MFS transporter — protein MAAHRPKSPLLVLTHPNWTLAATILASSLAFIDGSVVNVALPAIGRSLQSDAAGLQWTVNAYMLPLSALLLMGGAAGDHFGRRRLLVTGILLFTLASIGCALAPGLDVLLAARAVQGIGAAILLPNSLAILGNSFRGAAKGRAIGTWAAAGAIAGALGPSLGGWLVGTIGWRPIFLLNVPVAAAAIAIALAAVEESGEGKQPLDWTGAGLATIALFALTWSLTMWSSAHVMSGGAWAGLGGGLAALGLFVLVEHRRGERAMMPLGLFGSAAFGGLTLLTFLLYAALGGLILLLPYVLIVGGGYSPLQAGAALLPFSVGIGFGSRLMGHVAEKIGPRWPLTIGPIVAGAGFALLVRVEPQASYWTSVLPGMAVLALGLAGAVAPLTTAVLSSVDEAHTGTASGFNSAIARTGGLIATALAGAVIARSGTDLITAFHGAALIGAALAAAAGVVAFLTLPARLDRPG, from the coding sequence ATGGCCGCGCATCGCCCGAAAAGCCCGCTTCTGGTGCTCACGCATCCCAATTGGACATTGGCGGCGACCATCCTCGCCTCGAGCCTGGCCTTCATCGACGGATCGGTCGTCAACGTCGCTCTGCCGGCGATCGGACGAAGCCTGCAGAGCGACGCCGCCGGGCTGCAATGGACCGTCAACGCCTACATGCTGCCCTTGTCCGCCTTATTGCTGATGGGCGGTGCTGCAGGCGACCATTTCGGACGGCGCCGCCTGCTGGTCACCGGCATCCTCCTTTTCACGCTCGCCTCTATCGGCTGCGCCTTGGCGCCCGGCCTGGACGTCCTGCTGGCGGCGCGCGCGGTGCAGGGGATCGGTGCCGCCATCCTCCTTCCCAACAGCCTCGCCATCCTCGGTAACAGCTTTCGCGGTGCCGCCAAGGGCCGGGCGATCGGCACGTGGGCGGCCGCTGGAGCGATCGCGGGCGCGCTCGGGCCATCGCTCGGCGGATGGCTGGTCGGGACGATCGGCTGGCGCCCCATTTTCCTGCTCAACGTGCCGGTGGCGGCCGCCGCCATCGCCATAGCGCTGGCAGCGGTCGAGGAGAGCGGCGAGGGCAAGCAACCACTGGACTGGACGGGCGCCGGACTGGCGACGATCGCTTTGTTCGCGCTGACCTGGAGCCTGACGATGTGGTCAAGCGCGCATGTGATGAGCGGCGGCGCGTGGGCCGGACTGGGCGGTGGGCTGGCCGCGCTCGGCCTGTTCGTCCTGGTCGAACATCGCCGCGGCGAGCGCGCGATGATGCCGCTCGGCCTGTTCGGTTCAGCGGCATTCGGCGGCCTGACCTTGCTCACCTTCCTGCTCTATGCAGCACTTGGCGGGCTGATCCTGCTCCTGCCTTACGTGCTGATCGTCGGTGGCGGTTATTCGCCCCTGCAGGCGGGTGCGGCCTTATTGCCCTTTTCGGTCGGGATCGGCTTCGGCTCGCGCCTGATGGGACATGTCGCCGAGAAGATCGGGCCGCGCTGGCCGCTAACGATCGGCCCGATCGTCGCCGGCGCGGGCTTTGCGTTACTCGTTCGGGTCGAGCCGCAGGCCAGCTATTGGACGAGCGTGCTGCCGGGGATGGCGGTGCTCGCGCTTGGGCTAGCAGGCGCCGTCGCGCCTCTGACGACCGCAGTCCTGTCGTCCGTGGACGAGGCCCATACCGGCACGGCATCGGGCTTCAACAGCGCGATCGCACGCACCGGCGGCTTGATCGCGACGGCCCTCGCCGGCGCTGTGATCGCCCGATCGGGGACAGACTTGATTACGGCTTTCCATGGAGCGGCGCTGATCGGCGCCGCGCTTGCAGCGGCCGCGGGGGTCGTTGCCTTCCTGACATTACCCGCCCGGCTCGATCGGCCCGGCTAA
- a CDS encoding S41 family peptidase: MRKILIRGGGIAAAALILSSLVAAPAASDADDYKELDQFMAVFERVKADYVDKVDDKALIKGAIDGMLASLDPHSSYMDARDYKNMQSTTEGSYGGLGLTVQMDEGAVKVVAASEDTPAYRAGIKPGDYITNLDGNLIFGDSLDASVDKMRGTPGTKIRLTIVRPGRDKPFDVTLTREIISIQLVKSKVVNNVGIININGFSKPTGPGVEKAIAEIDKQTGGKTLGYVIDLRNNPGGLLDQAIEVSDIFLDHGEIVSQRGREKGDIDRYFAESKVRGDMAHGLPIVVLVDAGSASAAEIVAAALQDQRRAIVMGERSFGKGSVQTLLPLTDDTALRLTTARYYTPSGRSVQEGGVEPDVTVPQLSDPDYKARPRLREADLRRHLLNQAKVDNSVLESDTAPDPRFTATAESLKKAGVDDFQLDYAIKTIARLGSPAVQVAMNAAAPAAKPRGKR, from the coding sequence ATGCGTAAGATCCTGATCCGCGGCGGCGGCATTGCAGCCGCGGCCCTTATCCTGTCCTCCCTGGTTGCGGCCCCTGCGGCCAGCGACGCCGACGATTATAAGGAACTCGACCAGTTCATGGCCGTGTTCGAGCGGGTGAAGGCGGATTACGTCGACAAGGTCGACGACAAGGCGCTGATCAAGGGCGCGATCGACGGCATGCTCGCCAGCCTCGACCCGCACAGCTCCTACATGGATGCGCGCGACTATAAGAACATGCAGTCCACCACCGAGGGAAGCTATGGCGGCCTTGGCCTGACCGTGCAGATGGACGAAGGCGCGGTAAAGGTGGTCGCCGCGAGCGAGGACACGCCGGCATATCGCGCCGGCATCAAGCCCGGCGACTATATCACCAACCTAGACGGCAATCTGATCTTCGGCGATTCGCTCGATGCCTCGGTCGACAAGATGCGGGGCACGCCCGGCACCAAGATCCGCCTGACGATCGTCCGGCCCGGCCGCGACAAGCCGTTCGACGTGACGCTGACGCGCGAGATCATCTCGATCCAGCTGGTCAAGTCGAAGGTCGTCAACAATGTTGGCATCATCAACATCAACGGCTTCTCCAAGCCGACCGGCCCGGGCGTGGAAAAGGCGATCGCGGAGATCGACAAGCAGACCGGCGGCAAAACGCTCGGCTACGTCATCGATCTGCGCAACAATCCCGGCGGGCTGCTCGACCAGGCGATTGAAGTGTCCGATATCTTCCTCGACCATGGCGAGATCGTCTCGCAACGTGGGCGCGAAAAGGGCGACATCGATCGTTATTTCGCCGAATCGAAGGTGCGTGGCGATATGGCCCACGGCCTGCCGATCGTCGTGCTGGTTGATGCGGGATCGGCCTCTGCCGCCGAGATCGTCGCCGCCGCGCTGCAGGATCAACGCCGTGCCATCGTGATGGGCGAGCGCAGCTTCGGCAAGGGCTCGGTGCAGACTTTGCTGCCGCTGACCGACGATACCGCGCTGCGGCTCACGACCGCGCGTTATTACACGCCGTCGGGGCGTTCGGTGCAGGAAGGCGGCGTCGAGCCTGACGTGACCGTGCCGCAGCTTTCCGACCCCGATTACAAGGCGCGCCCAAGGCTGCGAGAGGCGGATTTGCGCCGCCACCTGCTCAACCAGGCCAAGGTCGACAATAGTGTGCTGGAAAGCGACACGGCGCCAGATCCGCGCTTCACCGCGACGGCGGAGAGCCTCAAGAAGGCTGGGGTCGACGACTTCCAGCTGGATTACGCCATCAAGACGATCGCGCGACTCGGCAGTCCGGCGGTGCAGGTGGCGATGAACGCCGCGGCCCCGGCAGCCAAGCCGCGCGGCAAGCGCTGA
- a CDS encoding DUF3667 domain-containing protein encodes MSDAGDGIGTLATGALWARTFGGGKADAQAAHDEGGRCANCGTERIGPYCHACGQMGHVHKNLRALAHDIAHGVFHFEGKVWHTLPLLAWHPGQLTRRYVDGERAKFVSPMALFLFSVFLMFAIVSNLSGHRHPGVTGTTAHGNSITTVGKVDPAVKLKADRARLAALEKARASASTNEAREAIKEQIGELKDEIRALDVATTFIGADKDSGPRVVHLDTGWSWFDDSVRGMSENPALTIYKMKTYGYKYSWALIPISLPFIWLLFAFRRDVGLYDHAIFSIYSLSFMSLGVVALTLFSRLGLPAALVSLAAMLVPPIHMYRQLKGTYSLGRFGAAWRTAALLIITTITSSLFIAFLFWMGSE; translated from the coding sequence ATGAGCGACGCAGGGGATGGCATCGGGACGCTGGCAACGGGCGCGCTGTGGGCGCGTACCTTCGGCGGCGGCAAGGCAGACGCGCAGGCTGCGCATGACGAGGGTGGCCGATGCGCCAATTGCGGGACCGAACGGATCGGCCCCTATTGCCATGCCTGTGGACAGATGGGCCATGTCCACAAGAATTTGCGGGCTTTGGCCCACGATATCGCCCACGGCGTGTTCCACTTCGAGGGCAAGGTCTGGCACACGCTTCCCTTGCTGGCCTGGCATCCGGGACAACTGACGCGGCGCTACGTCGACGGAGAGCGCGCCAAGTTCGTATCGCCCATGGCGCTGTTCCTGTTCTCCGTGTTTCTGATGTTCGCCATCGTCTCAAATCTGTCTGGACATCGCCATCCCGGCGTCACCGGCACCACGGCCCACGGCAATAGCATCACAACTGTCGGCAAAGTCGATCCGGCGGTAAAGCTGAAGGCGGATCGGGCGCGGCTTGCGGCTCTTGAGAAAGCGCGGGCGAGCGCCTCGACCAATGAAGCACGCGAGGCAATCAAGGAACAGATTGGCGAGTTGAAGGATGAGATCCGCGCGTTGGATGTTGCCACCACATTCATTGGCGCGGACAAGGATTCGGGTCCGCGCGTAGTCCATCTCGATACCGGCTGGTCGTGGTTCGACGACAGCGTCCGGGGCATGTCCGAAAATCCCGCGCTTACGATCTACAAGATGAAAACCTACGGCTATAAATATAGCTGGGCTCTCATTCCGATCTCGCTGCCCTTCATCTGGCTGCTGTTCGCCTTCCGGCGCGATGTCGGCCTTTACGATCACGCCATCTTCTCGATCTATTCGCTCAGCTTCATGTCGCTGGGGGTCGTGGCCCTGACATTGTTTAGCCGGCTGGGCCTGCCGGCGGCGTTGGTTTCGCTGGCGGCGATGTTAGTGCCGCCCATCCACATGTACCGCCAGCTTAAAGGGACTTATTCGCTTGGCCGCTTCGGTGCGGCATGGCGGACGGCGGCATTGCTGATCATCACCACCATCACGTCGTCCTTGTTCATCGCCTTCCTGTTCTGGATGGGCAGCGAATAG
- a CDS encoding energy transducer TonB: MSYTDQTKRSSTIPMAAVIGVHLAIGYALISGLAFRVIPHIPIVTVGEILPDDPPPPPPHELTVQKTRTATQPTILPPVDQVEALPPQETIVQTVPTLDFSGPSGGGTTIVAEPPKPSLAHDAIPGGDRLRWITTDDYPSAALRQGITGTVVIAALVGPDGRVRACEVTKSSGSPLLDEATCRLYARRAHFTPALDADGNVIAARHVDRFRWQIPSD; encoded by the coding sequence ATGTCTTACACCGACCAGACCAAGCGCAGCAGCACCATCCCGATGGCGGCTGTCATCGGCGTTCATCTCGCGATCGGCTACGCCCTGATCAGCGGGCTGGCCTTCCGGGTCATTCCGCATATCCCGATCGTCACGGTCGGGGAGATATTGCCGGACGATCCGCCCCCACCGCCGCCACATGAGCTGACAGTTCAAAAGACGAGGACGGCGACCCAGCCGACGATCCTCCCCCCGGTTGATCAGGTGGAAGCGCTGCCTCCCCAAGAAACCATCGTCCAGACGGTCCCGACTTTGGATTTCAGCGGCCCGAGTGGCGGCGGGACGACGATCGTCGCGGAACCGCCCAAGCCAAGCCTGGCGCATGACGCAATTCCCGGCGGCGACCGGCTGCGCTGGATCACCACGGACGATTATCCCAGCGCCGCGCTGCGCCAGGGCATCACCGGCACGGTCGTGATTGCCGCTCTGGTCGGTCCCGATGGCCGCGTCCGCGCCTGCGAGGTCACGAAGTCGAGCGGTAGCCCGTTGCTCGACGAGGCAACGTGCCGGCTCTACGCCCGGCGCGCGCACTTCACGCCCGCGCTCGACGCCGACGGCAATGTGATCGCAGCACGCCACGTCGATCGCTTCCGCTGGCAGATCCCGAGCGACTGA